A portion of the Fulvia fulva chromosome 1, complete sequence genome contains these proteins:
- a CDS encoding Ribosomal RNA-processing protein 1 has product MAVTNRTAAQASTSNNPFIKNLASSNRTTRDQALESLRTYLTRPQTFTPLDLLKLWKGLYYSMFMSDKPRNQQRLARDLADLTDCFTTFSAKISWMGAFWTTMSREWKGIDSLRMDKYLYLIRCYVNRGFEVCKKGKWEVEVVEEYGEMMSADGGPLSARDAKVPVGLRLHVLDVWVDELGKVDVERAAPLGKVMEPVRKLSKDSLVKSVRVRAREQIEDEGLVDGQAWAEPIEEDEEHEEEAEDNGEFGGFDD; this is encoded by the coding sequence ATGGCCGTCACAAATCGCACCGCGGCGCAGGCCTCCACCTCCAACAACCCCTTCATCAAGAACCTCGCCTCCTCCAACCGCACAACCCGCGACCAAGCGCTCGAATCCCTGCGCACCTACCTAACGCGCCCTCAGACATTCACGCCTCTCGACCTGCTGAAACTATGGAAAGGGCTCTACTACAGCATGTTCATGTCCGACAAGCCACGGAACCAACAACGGCTCGCGCGGGACCTGGCAGATCTGACAGATTGCTTCACCACCTTTTCCGCGAAAATCTCATGGATGGGAGCGTTCTGGACGACAATGTCAAGGGAGTGGAAGGGGATTGATTCGTTGCGAATGGACAAGTATCTGTACCTGATACGTTGTTATGTCAACAGGGGGTTTGAGGTGTGTAAGAAAGGGAAGTGGGAAGTGGAAGTGGTGGAGGAGTATGGAGAGATGATGAGCGCTGATGGTGGGCCGCTGAGTGCGAGAGATGCGAAAGTGCCGGTGGGATTGAGGTTGCATGTGCTGGATGTGTGGGTAGACGAGTTGGGGAAGGTGGACGTGGAAAGAGCGGCGCCGCTTGGGAAGGTTATGGAGCCGGTGAGGAAGTTGAGCAAGGACAGTTTGGTCAAGAGCGTGAGAGTGCGCGCGAGAGAGCAGATTGAGGATGAGGGGTTGGTGGACGGGCAAGCATGGGCAGAGCCGATAGAAGAGGACGAGGAACATGAAGAGGAAGCCGAAGACAATGGCGAGTTCGGCGGCTTCGACGATTGA